The window GCGGTGCGTGCTGTGCGCCCGCTGCACCCGGTTCTCCAACCAGGTCGCCGGCGACCCGATGATCGAGCTGATCGAGCGGGGCGCGCTCCAGCAGGTCGGCACCGGTGAGGGCGACCCCTTCGAGTCGTACTTCTCCGGCAACACCATCCAGATCTGCCCGGTGGGGGCGCTCACCTCGGCGGCGTACCGCTTCCGCTCCCGTCCTTTCGACCTGGTCTCCTCGCCGTCGGTGTGCGAGCACTGCTCGGGCGGCTGCGCCACCCGCACCGACCACCGGCGCGGCAAGGTCATGCGGCGGCTCGCCGCCAACGACCCCGAGGTCAACGAGGAGTGGATGTGCGACAAGGGGCGCTTCGCGTTCCGGTACGCACAGCAGAAGGACCGGCTCACCACGCCCCTGGTGCGCAACCCCGAGGGCGAGCTGGTGCCGGCGTCCTGGACGGAGGCGCTGGAGATCGCCGCCCAGGGCCTGCTCGCCTCGCGCGGGCGGACCGGTGTCCTCACCGGCGGCCGGCTCACCGTCGAGGACGCCTACGCCTACAGCAAGTTCGCGCGCGTGGCGCTGGACACCAACGACATCGACTTCCGCGCGCGCGTGCACAGCGGTGAGGAGGCAGACTTCCTCGCCGCCCGGATCGCCGGACGCGGCCGCGACCTCGACGGCACCGGTGTCACGTACACCGCGCTGGAGAAGGCGCCCGCCGTGCTGCTCGTCGGGTTCGAGTCCGAGGAGGAGGCGCCCGGCGTCTTCCTCCGGCTGCGCAAGGCCTGGCGCAAGCACGGGCAGAAGGTGTTCGCGCTGGCCACGCACGCCACGCGGGGCCTGGAGAAGGCGGGCGGGACCCTGCTGCCCGCCGCGCCCGGCACCGAGCACGAGTGGCTGGACGCGCTGGCGGGCGGCGTCGGACTCCAGGACGACGGCACCCGGGCCGCCGAGGCCCTGCGGGCCGAGGGCTCGGTCATCGTCGTGGGCGAGCGGCTCGCGTCGGTCGCCGGCGGCCTGACCGCCGCTGTACGGGCCTCCGCCGCGACCGGCGCACGGCTGGTGTGGATCCCGCGCCGGGCCGGCGAGCGCGGCGCGGTCGAGGCCGGCGCGCTGCCGTCGCTGCTGCCGGGCGGGCGCCCGGCCACCGACCCGCGCGCGCGGGAGGAGGTCGCCGCGCTCTGGGGCGTCGCCGACCTCCCGCACCGCTACGGCCGCGACACCGGGCAGATGATCGAGGCCGCGGCCTCGGGCCGGCTGCAGGCCCTGCTCGTCGCCGGAGTGGAGGTCGCCGACCTGCCCGATCCGGCACGCGCGCGTGCGGCCCTGTCCGAGGCGGGTTTCGTGGTGTCGCTCGAACTGCGGCCCAGCGAGGTCACCGAACACGCGGACGTGGTCCTGCCCGTAGCCGCCGTCGCCGAGAAGGCCGGCACCTTCCTCAACTGGGAGGGCAGGGTCCGCCTCTTCGAGGCCGCGCTCAAGCCGGAGCAGATGACCCGCACCCTGTCGCCCACCGACGCGCGCGTGCTGCAGATGCTGGCCGACGCCATGGACGTCCACCTGGGTCTGCCGGACCTGCGGACCGTGCGCGCGGAGCTGGACCGGCTGGGCGCCTGGACCGGACCGCGCGCCGCGGACCCGGCACACAGCGCGGACACGGCACCGCGCCCGGCCGCCGGGGAGGCCCTGCTCGCGGGGCACCGGCTGCTGCTCGACCAGGGTCTCCTCCAGGAGGGCGACGACGCGCTCGCCGGCACCCGGCACGCCGCACGCGCACGCGTGTCGGCCGCCACGGCCGCCGAGGCGGGCGTCGCGGACTCCGCCGTGCTGGCCGTGACCGGTCCCGCCGGAACGGTCGAACTCCCGCTGGAGATCACCGAGATGCCCGACCGGGTGGTGTGGCTCCCGCTGAACTCCGTCGGCGGGGGCGTCGCCTCCGACACGGGGGCGCTGCCCGGCTCCCTCGTCCGCATCGGCCCGGCGACGTCCTCGACCGAGGCCCCCAAGGAGGTGGAGGCATGAGCCCGTACCTCGCCGCTGAGAACCTGTCGATGTTCGGCACCGATCCCTGGTGGCTGGTCGTCGTCAAGGCGGTGTTCTGCTTCGCCTTCCTGATGGTGACGGTGCTGTTCTCCATCGTCTGGGAGCGCAAGGTCGTCGCCTGGATGCAGCTGCGCATCGGCCCCAACCGGCACGGGCCCTGGGGCATGCTCCAGTCGCTCGCCGACGGCATCAAGCTGATGCTCAAGGAAGACGTCGTCGTCAAGCGCGCGGACAAGGTGGTCTACGTCCTCGCGCCGATCGTCGCGGCCATCCCGGCCTTCATGGCGATCGCCGTGATCCCCTTCGGACCGGCGAACAACGAGGTCTCGATCTTCGGTCACCGCACCGCGATGCAGCTGACCGACCTGCCGATCGCGATGCTCTACATCCTCGCGGTCGCCTCCGTCGGCATCTACGGCATCGTGCTGGCGGGCTGGAGCTCCGGATCGACCTACCCGCTCCTGGGGGGCCTGCGGTCCTGCGCGCAGATGATCTCCTACGAGATCGCCATGGGCGCCGCGTTCGCCTCGGTCTTCCTGTACTCGGGCTCGATGTCCACGTCGACGATCGTCGAGCAGCAGCACGACCGCTGGTACATCCTGCTGCTGCCGGTCTCCTTCCTCCTCTACATCGTCACGATGGTGGGGGAGACCAACCGCGCGCCGTTCGACATGCCGGAGTCCGAGGGCGACCTGGTCGGCGGCTTCAACACCGAGTACTCGTCGATCAAGTTCGCGATGTTCATGCTCGCCGAGTACGTGAACATGGTGACGGTCTCCGCGGTGGCGACCACGCTCTTCCTCGGCGGCTGGCGGGCCCCCTGGCCGATCAGCACCTTCTGGGAGGGCGCCAACCACGGCTGGTGGCCGCTGCTCTGGTTCGTGATCAAGGTCCAGCTGCTGTTGTTCGGCTTCATCTGGCTGCGCGGCACGCTCCCGCGGGTCCGCTACGACCAGCTGATGAAGCTCGGCTGGAAGGTCCTCATCCCGGTCTCCGTGGTCTGGCTGATGCTCGTCGCGACCGTCAGGGTCCTGCGCAACGAGAACTACGGCTTCGCCGACATCGCCCTCTACGTCGCCGGTGCCGTGCTGACGGTGCTGGTCCTGTCGTTCGTCGTCGACATGTTCCGCGAGCGCACGAAGACCGAGGAGAAGCCCGAGGCCGGGCCGGCCGCCTTCGACGCGATGGCCGGTGGATTCCCCGTACCGCCGCTGCCGGGGCAGGAGCTGCCGCCGGTGCCGCGGCGCCGCTCGCGCCGCGAGCGGGAGTTGATTGTCAGTGGCGGGTCGGACACTGCCAGTGACGGACCTCTGGATGGAAAGGAGGCGTCCGATGGCTGAGGAGCCCAAGGAGACCAAACCCGGTTTCCTGAACCCCGTGGCCGGCTTCG of the Streptomyces sp. NBC_01788 genome contains:
- a CDS encoding NADH-quinone oxidoreductase subunit G; protein product: MTVTTNAPAGGGEAAVPPEDLVTLTIDGAEISVPKGTLVIRAAEQLGIEIPRFCDHPLLDPVGACRQCIVEVEGQRKPMASCTITCTDGMVVRTQLTSPVAEKAQHGVMELLLINHPLDCPVCDKGGECPLQNQAMSHGNAESRFEGKKRTYEKPVPISTQVLLDRERCVLCARCTRFSNQVAGDPMIELIERGALQQVGTGEGDPFESYFSGNTIQICPVGALTSAAYRFRSRPFDLVSSPSVCEHCSGGCATRTDHRRGKVMRRLAANDPEVNEEWMCDKGRFAFRYAQQKDRLTTPLVRNPEGELVPASWTEALEIAAQGLLASRGRTGVLTGGRLTVEDAYAYSKFARVALDTNDIDFRARVHSGEEADFLAARIAGRGRDLDGTGVTYTALEKAPAVLLVGFESEEEAPGVFLRLRKAWRKHGQKVFALATHATRGLEKAGGTLLPAAPGTEHEWLDALAGGVGLQDDGTRAAEALRAEGSVIVVGERLASVAGGLTAAVRASAATGARLVWIPRRAGERGAVEAGALPSLLPGGRPATDPRAREEVAALWGVADLPHRYGRDTGQMIEAAASGRLQALLVAGVEVADLPDPARARAALSEAGFVVSLELRPSEVTEHADVVLPVAAVAEKAGTFLNWEGRVRLFEAALKPEQMTRTLSPTDARVLQMLADAMDVHLGLPDLRTVRAELDRLGAWTGPRAADPAHSADTAPRPAAGEALLAGHRLLLDQGLLQEGDDALAGTRHAARARVSAATAAEAGVADSAVLAVTGPAGTVELPLEITEMPDRVVWLPLNSVGGGVASDTGALPGSLVRIGPATSSTEAPKEVEA
- the nuoH gene encoding NADH-quinone oxidoreductase subunit NuoH, which translates into the protein MSPYLAAENLSMFGTDPWWLVVVKAVFCFAFLMVTVLFSIVWERKVVAWMQLRIGPNRHGPWGMLQSLADGIKLMLKEDVVVKRADKVVYVLAPIVAAIPAFMAIAVIPFGPANNEVSIFGHRTAMQLTDLPIAMLYILAVASVGIYGIVLAGWSSGSTYPLLGGLRSCAQMISYEIAMGAAFASVFLYSGSMSTSTIVEQQHDRWYILLLPVSFLLYIVTMVGETNRAPFDMPESEGDLVGGFNTEYSSIKFAMFMLAEYVNMVTVSAVATTLFLGGWRAPWPISTFWEGANHGWWPLLWFVIKVQLLLFGFIWLRGTLPRVRYDQLMKLGWKVLIPVSVVWLMLVATVRVLRNENYGFADIALYVAGAVLTVLVLSFVVDMFRERTKTEEKPEAGPAAFDAMAGGFPVPPLPGQELPPVPRRRSRRERELIVSGGSDTASDGPLDGKEASDG